The segment CTTGGCGAAAATCAGAACGCGCTCGGTTGCGCGCAACAGCACGCCCTGTATGGTCGGCAGATGGTAGGGGGGCATCTCCATGATGAAGGGGGCCTGCTCCTTGCCGCGCAGCACGGTAAGCGTCAGGGCCTTGGCCACGGGCAGGGCCATGAACACGGTCACGGTGGCGATGAAGAACAGGGCCGCCCCGGCGTGCTCGGGGAAATAGGCGTCGATGAGGATGAGGTAGAGCGGCACCTTTGCCAGACAGTTCATCATCGGGGTGATGAGGATGGTGGCTAGGCGGGCGCGCTCGTCGGGAATGGCCTTGGTCGCCATGACTGCGGGCACGGCGCAGCCGCCCACATACACTCCGCCCAGGATGAGCGGCAGCGTGGACTGCCCGTGCAGCCCGAAGCGATGGAACACCCTGTCCAGGATGAAGGCCATGCGCGGCATGTAGCCGCTGTCCTCCAGCACGGCGATGAGCGCGAAGAGAATGAAGAAGATCGGCAGGTAGTTCAGGATGGCCGTGACGCTTTTCACGGCCCATATTCCCAGCGCGCGGGGAAGCGGATCTTCGAGAAAACCGGGAGGCGGCAGCAGCTGCGCCGCCAGGCCCTCCAGCGCGCCCCAAATAGGCCAGGCCTGGGCGGAAACCCAGCCTCCGAACACGATGGACGCCTGGTACAGCAAAAACAAGATGGCCATGAGCACCAGGGGGCCGAGGGAGCGGTGGCATACCACCGCATCAACACGTTCCGTGAGGTGGCGGCCCTGCATCGGGACCTGGCGGGTGGTCTGCCGCGCCAGCTCCGCCGCCGCACTGTGCCGGGCCTGGGCGATATGGCCCGCCGCCGCATGGCCGCATTCCGCCTGAAAGCGGCGGCCGAGCTCCAGCGCATGGGCCAGAACGCCGCACGCATCCTGGTGGTGTGCGCGCAGCAACGCTTCGGCCCCGGCATCGCCCTCCAGCAGCTTTATGGCCAGCCACCTGGGCGGGCAATGCGACAGCAGCTTGGGTTCCTGGGCCAGCGCCCGCTCCAGCGCCTCAAGGCTTGGCTCCAGTGCGCCATACGGCGTCCGGTAGGCTCCCGGCGTGCTGTTGACGCATTGCTCCAGGGCGGCGGCGATCTCCTCCGCGCCTTGGCCTTTCTTGCCCACGGCGGGGATGACCGGTACCCCCAGGCGCTCTGAAAGACAGTCCACGTCCACGTGGACGCCCCGGCGCACGGCAACGTCCATCATGTTCAGCACCAGCACCAGGGGGCGGCCCATCTCCAGCAGTTGCAGCGTCAGGTAGAGGCTGCGCCTGAGGTTCGAGGCGTCCGCGATGTCGATGATTGCGCCGGGCTTGTCGTGGAGCAGAAAATCCCGCGCGACACGTTCCTCCAGCGAGTACGAGCTCAGACTGTAGGTGCCGGGCAGGTCCACCAGCTCCACAGCAAGATTCCTGGCGCGGAAGCCTCCGCTCTTTTTCTCCACCGTGACGCCGGGGTAGTTGGCCACGTGCTGGCGTGCCCCGGTGAGCATGTTGAAAATCGTCGATTTCCCGCAATTGGGCTGCCCGGCAAGGGCGACAAGCGTACGGGTCGGGCTCATCCCGGCTGAACCTCGACCTGGCGTGCCTCGGTGCGGCGGATGCTGACGCAGCAGCCGTCAAGTTCGACCTCCACCGGGTCCGTGAGTGGCGCATAGCGGAGCATCCGGACCACGGCTCCGGCATAGAAGCCCAGGTCGGTCAGGCGTTGGCCAAGGGCGCCTGCGGCGGTCATGCGGCAAATGGTGCATACGCCGCCGGGTTCAAGTTCGCACAATGTCATCTGCTTCTCCTCAAAAGAACAGCGCCGCTGTTGGCGGCGTCGCTGTGTTGCCAACTACAGGGCGCGCTGGCGCCGCTTGCAATTGATAATGAATTTCGCTATCGTCTTTACTTCAGCGAGGCTGGAAAAGTCAAGAAATAGAAACAAATGCGAAGGTTTTCAGATGTTGTACCACAATCAGTGCAATGGCAGTCGGCCCACTGCGACCAGTGTCAGTGGCCCGTTTTCTTCAGCGGGGGCAGGGGACGTGTTTGAACAGACGCCCGGAAGGGACCGGTTCAAGGACTACCTTGAATCCAACGGACTGAAGCTGACCGGCCAACGCCAGCGGATTCTTCGCGTGTTCATGCGGCAGCAGGAGCCCATGAGCGCCGAGAACATCCTTGCCGCCGCAGGCGGAGCGGAGAGCGGCATCAGCCTGTCCACCCTGTACCGCGCCTTGAACCATCTCCAGTGCGCAGGGCTTGCGCGGCGCATACAGCTTGGTGCCGGAAGCGCGCTGTACGAAGCCGTGCACGGCCATTGCTGCCAGCTTGTGTGCGAGAAGTGCGGCAGGCGCATTCCCGTCAGCAATCCGTATCTGGAGTCCATGCGCGAGGTTGCTGCCCGGCAGGAAGGCTTCGAACTGCACCACTGCACGGCGCAGTTTTACGGCCTGTGCCCGTCCTGCCAGCAGGCCCGGGATATCGAGAAATCCAGAAGCACAACTCCAGCCACGTAGCGCGGCTCATAGCCCGGCCCGCCCTTTTATCCTGGAAGAAGCGGCCAAGACGCGATGATGCGCTTGGCCGCTTTTTGTTTCCCCGTTTTGGGGGAGCTCCGCTTGACACCATTCTCATCCGCAACCGGCTGCGCTCCCACTGTGCCGTCATTCAATCGACATCTTTTTCAAGCATCATTTTTTATTGACTATTTCTACTCAGAAACCTAGAAAATGAACTCGAAATTCAATTTCATAAGGTGTTGCAGGCCTGCGCCGCGTACCCGGCGCGTTCACTTGGGGCCGTTTCGCGCCCCGCGAGAGCAGAGGAAAGGAAGGAATTATGAAAGCGTTGCATGTGTTGATCGCCGCCGCCCTGTTGTGGGTGGCGCAGCCCCCCTGCGCCATGGCGGAAGACATCATGGGGGATCTGCCTTCAAAGGACGGTGCCGAAGCAGGAAAGCCGGTCGGCGAGAAGAACGGAAAGCCTGGCAAAGGGGAGAATTCGCCCAAGTGCGCCGGTCTGGTGAACATGTCCAACGGCTTGGTCCTGCCTGCGGGCAAGTACTCCTTGAGCCTGAAACATGTTTTCGTGCACAAGGACAACCTGTACGACGGCCAGGAAAAAAAGACCGGGAATTACAACGGCAAGTACGAGCGCACCGACCATATTACGACCCTGACCGCCAAGGCCGGGCTTTTCGACAACTTTGAGGCCAGGGTGCAGGTCCCCTGGTACAATCGCGAGCAGAAGCAGAAGAGCGGCAACCCCCCCTCGCATTTCGCCACCGTGCACAACGAAGGGCTCGGAGACATCATCGCCATGGGCCGGTACGCGCTGCTCAACCAGCGCTTGGGCGATCCTTTCAGCCTGGCCGTCGGCGCTGGCCTCAGCATCCCCACGGGCGACACGGACAAGAGAAGCCCGCAGGGCGGAGCCGGTAGCCACCCCTACATGGGGCCGAACTTCCAGTTGGGCACCGGAACCTGGGATCCCAAATTCGAGCTGGGGGCCACCAAGATCCTTGGTCGGTCACGGTTCGACTTCCACACCATGTACACCATCTCCGGCGATGGCCCCCACGGCTCGCGCGCGGGCAACGTGTTCAAGTACGATTTCGGCTACGGCTACGCGCTGAACAAGTATTTCGACGTGGAGCTTGAGGTCAACGGCATCGACCACGAGTCCTGCCGCCACGACCACGAGTCCACGTTGAACACCGGCGGCCATTTCGTCTTCATCACCCCAGGCGTGCATTGGAAAATTACCGAGAGCTCCCGTCTTGCTCTCGGCGTACCCATCAACGTGTACCGCAACATGCGCGGCGAAACCCGCACCCCGGACAGGGCGAGCCAGTACGGGCTGTACGAGGACTACCGGATCGTCACCAGCCTTTCCTTCCAGTTTTAACCAGCAAGGAGCCCAATTATGAGCATCGTGAACAAGATTTCCGCCCTGGCCCTGCTTGTCGGGTTGCTGTCCCTGTCCGCTTTTGCCCCCGCCTGGGCCGCAGGACCGCCCAAGGTTCTGGAGCGGCAGAAAGTCGTCATGGTTGGCGACCACTTGGTGGACGTGGCCGCAGCCCTGGGCGTCGCCCCGGAGGCCATGGTCATCCGCATGAGCCTGTGGCCCAAGGGCAAGGAGTTGGCGCGGCTTTCCCAGGCGTTGGGCTGCCCGAACAAGGTGACGAACGTGACGCCGGACAGTCTGCCCAAGGCCATGAAGGCGCGCGGCGTATCCAGGGTGATTGTGGAGAAGTGCGCGAACTTTTGCCTGTACAAGAACATCGACCTGAACAAGGTGGCCGAACTGGTGCGCTCCGTGCCCGGCGCCACAGTGGAATATGTCGATTTCGACAAGGGCCTGCCTGCCGCCATCGAGGAAGTCGCCGCCAAGCTCGGCAAGGTCGAGGAGGGCAAGGCGCTCGCGGCCGCGCACGCCGAAAACCTCAAGCAGGCGGAGGCTGCCCTGCCCAAGCAGGCGTTGGGCAAGCGCGTTCTGGTCCTGAACGGCACCTACGCCATCGCCACAGGCAAGGTATTCATCAACGTCGAGGCCCCTGGCGGCTATTCGGACCAGTACATCCTCTCGCGCCTGGGCTGCGCCAACGTCGGGAAGGCTCTGATTCCGGATGCCTCGGCCATTTCCAAGGGCCATGCCTCCAACCCCAGGCTCAGCGGCATCAAAGAGGCCAACCCCGACGCCATCGTCATGGTGGGCGAGCCGTTCGCCGTGCAGAAGGCCCTGCGTGATGCGCTCAAACGCGACCCGAGCCTGGCCCAGATTCCGGCAATCAAGAACGGCGCGGTCTACAGCCTGCCCTTCTACGCCAACGCTGGTCTGCTGGAGTACCCCGACATCCTGCGGCAGTGGACCGATGCGCTGAAGAACTAGTAGACAACGCCCCCCGTCGCAGCGGGGCCGGAGCGGGTTCGCGTCCGTTCCGGCCCCGCGTTTTTGCGGTCTGGACCATCCGCGACCGGATGCACGCCCAGCGCATGGGCATGTACATTTCCGCCTTCCACCAGCACCCGGAAGGCGTGCTGCTCGGCTTCGTCCACTTTCAGCGTGAATCCATCGAGGCCGGGAAGCAGCTGAAAAAGGCCCGCATAACCATTCCGTCAAGGCCAGGGACTCCCAACTCCCCAGGCAATTAGGGGAACACACGACATGAACGGACTGCTTCTGGCGGTATTCCGCCACCGGCTCTATCCCCGGCTCATCCAGGCCGCAGGCCTTCTCATCTACCTCGGGCTCATCTGGTTCGCCCTGGGTGTGTTCACCCCCCAGGGCATGCCCCCCAAGGCCTTTGCCCAAAAACACATCGTCACCCTGCTGCTATGGGGGGGCTGGTTGCCGCTGACCATTCTCGCCACGGTGTTCCTGGGCAGAATATGGTGTTCCATCTGCCCGTTGGAACTGGTGAACAGGCTGGGTGATCGGCTGGGGCGGACGGTGTTTGGCAAACGTGCTTCCCTCCCCGCCGCCCTCCGGGGCGGAATGGTTTCGGCGCTGCTGTACAGCGGCCTGTTGGTGGTGACGGTCTCCAGCAAGTTCATCGCCGTGCCCCACAACGCGGCCGTGCTTCTCAGCCTGCTGCTGCTGGCGGCGCTGGCCACGGGCTTCGCCTTCGGGGGCCGGGCCTTCTGCACGGCCATCTGCCCCGCGTCCATGCTGTTCCGGCTGTTCGGCAGAAGGGGCATGCTGGCGCTACGCGTCGAGGCGGCCAAAGCCCCCCCTGCCGGAGACGCGCGCGCGTCGTCCGCACGGGGCCGTTGCCCCGCCAACCTGGATCCCGCCAGACTCGGCGACTCGTCGCCGTGCACGCTGTGCGCCCAGTGCCTCAAGACCGGCAATGGTCAGGACGTTCGTCTGACGCGCGCCATGCCTTCGACTCCGGACGACAACTGGGAGGACTACGGCTGGGCGGCCACGGTGTTCGCCTTCTTCTTCACCGGATTTGCGCTGAACGAACTATTCCAGAACTGGAACACGGGCGGGCGGCACTATTGGCGCATCCCCTCGGAATTCGCCGGCCTATTTGGGATCGACCCGGCCTCTGGAATGGTGGCGGCGCTCTGGTCCATGCTCTTCGTGCCCGCAGCGCTCTGGCTGCTCATCGGTCTGGCTGGTCGGCTTTCCGGCGTGGGTGCCTCGGTGAAGGAGGTCTGGAAGCGGCTGACACTGCCGTTGGTCAGCGCCCTGGTCGCCTCTCAGGTGGTGCGCGCCGTGACGAAATCCTCGCAATGGCTGGCCGGGCTGCCTGGCGCCTTTGAGGCGTGGACAGGGAGGCTTGCCTCCACCCCCTGGCCCTTCCCGTCCATCGCCGCAGCCTCCACAACTGGCGGCATGGGGAAGGCGCAGGGCCTGGCGCAGGGAGCGCAGGGCAAGGGCATGGCCTTGGGCCTGCTTTCGCAGCCGGTGCTGTTGGTCGTCACCCTGGCCGTCGCCGTTCTTTTCCTGTGGTTCGCCTACTGCGAGGCGAAGGCCTTGCGGCGGCATGGGCGAGGGGTGGCCGCCCTTTCACTCGTTTTGTCAGTGCTGTTCCTCGGGCTGCTGGTGCTTTCGCGTCTGGTGTAGCGTCCCCCGGTCAGACAATCCACTTACGCTTGATGTTCCTCAGGCTTCCCAGGAACAGGGCGATGCAGAAGGCGACGAGCATGGCCAGGTCCAGCAGGCAGGGCATGGCGTTGCCCCCGTGCACCGCGCCGCGCAGGGCATCGGCGCCATACGTCAGCGGCAGCGCGTAAGACAGCGGCTGCAGCAGGACAGGCAGCTTTTCCACCGGAAAGAACAGCCCGCACAGGAAGACCATGGGAAAGCGGAAGAAGTTGGAGAAGGTCTGGGCCTCGAAGACTTCGCTTACGGCGACCGCCACAAACAGTCCCAGGAACGCCGAGACCATGGCCAGAAGCGCCACCGTGGGCGCGAACAGCAGCCAGTTCACCCGTGGGAGTTCGGAGAACGCCCAGGCCAGCAGCAGGGGGACGAAGGCGTTGGCGATGCCGAAGAGGATGGCCCCGGCCGTTTTTGCCAGCATGAGCAGTTCCAGCGGGATGGGAGCCAGCAGCAGCCGCTCGAAGGAGCGGCTCTTTTTTTCAAAGGTTACGGTGACGGCCAGCATGGACGAGGTGCCGAACAGCACCGACAGGGCCACCACGCCGGGCAGCAGGGCCGGTATGGCCTCCATGCCGGTGCCGGAGCGGATGAAGAACATGCTTGTCCAGGCCAGCGGGAACACAAGCCCCCAGCTGATGTTGGGCGGCTTCACATAATAGGTGCGCATGTCCTTGAGCAGGATGTTCCAGAAGGCGATCCAGTGTTTCATGCGCGGCCTCCGGTTTTGCCCTTTTCCTGCTGCATGGCCTGGGCGCCGATGCCGGTGATGTCCACAAAGATATCCTCCAGCGTTGGACGCATCCGCCTGGCTTCCAAAACCTCCGCCCCGCGATCCTCCAGATGGCGCACCAGCGGCCCCACGGGCACAGGCCCGTCGGCTTCGATATGCAGCATTCCGTCGAGCAGGCGGATGGTGAATTCGGGGAAGGACTGTCGCAAGGCTTCTGCATGGCTGTCCAGCCTGCCTTCGGCGGTTATGCGCAGCATATGCTTGGACCGGACCGGCTGGAGCAGGTTCTCCACGCTGTCCATGCGCAGCACCCGCCCCCCGACGATGAAGGCGATGCGGCCGCAGAGCCTTTCGGCTTCCTCGATGTAGTGCGTGGTGAGGAAGATGGTCGTGCCGGTGGCGTTCAGCTCCGTTATCAAGGCGCGGATGTGGCGCACGCTGCCCAGGTCGATTCCCGTGGTGGGTTCGTCCAGGAACAGGATGGGCGGGCGGTGGATGATTCCGGCCGCGAGGGTGAGCTTGCGTTTCATGCCCTTGGAATAGCCGCCGAACTTGCGGTCCGCCGCCTGCTCCAGGGCAAAGGCCTTGAGCAGCTCTCTCGCGCGCGCTACCCGCTCCGGCTTGCGCAGTCCGTACAGCGCCGCGCAGAAGCAGAGGTTTTCAAAGCCCGTCAGCTCCGTGTACAGGTTGCTCTCGTCGGGAACCACGCCGATGAGCCGCTGGGCTGCTCTCGGCCTTTGGGCGCAGTCCACCCCGTCGATGCGGATCTCTCCGCTGTCTATCCTGGCCAGTCCCGTGAGCGCGTTGATGGTGGTGGATTTCCCCGCGCCGTTGGGCCCCAGGAATCCGAACACTTCGCCCCGGTTCACCTCGAAGCTTACCCCCTTGAGGGCCTCGACCTGGCCGAAGCGTTTGCGCAAATCCCTGGCGGAAATGATGGGGTCCGTCATTCTGCGCGCTCCTGGCCGGGAATGTAGCGCTCCAGCGCGATCTTCCGCGGGGTCATGAGGTGGTGCAGCAGCTCGTCGCATTGGCGCAGGGCTTCGGCGTTCACGCGGTAGTGCATGTGCAGGCCGCGCCGTTCTGGCGCGACGAGGCCTGCCTCGCGCAGGACCCGCAGATGCTGCGACACGGCGGCCGCGCTGATGCCCAGCCTCCGGGCCAGGGCGTTTACACAGAGCTGATGGTCGTGGAGCAGGCGCACCATGCGCACCCGGCTCTCCACGGACAAGGCCTTGAAGATGGCGGCAAGACGTGTGGAATCGGACATGGCTGCCTCACTCTTAAGCATCTGCGCGGATACTTAATCAGTCGGCGAAGAATGTCAACAGAACGCCTGTGCGCCGCAGGCCCACGGCGCAGGGGAACGTGGGCCCGGACCGACGGCGGCTACCTCTTTTGTTCCACCGCCTCGAAGCAGGGAATGCACAGGGTGCGGCCTTGAAAGCGTCGCGTGCGCGACTCCATGACCCGCTCGCCGCAGGTGTCGCAAACCAGGCTCTCAAGAATGCTGGGTGGGCGGGGCGGAAGGGACTCCAATTTGGTGATGTCAAACATGTCCTCAAGCTCCATGGCCATGAAGCTGCGCTGCATCTGTTTGCGCAGATCAAGCAGCTCCTGGCGTTCGGCGTCCGTGGCCCTGCCGTCGATGTCCTTGCGCATGAGCGGGACCATGTGCTCGTCCATGCCCCGGCGCGACTGGGGCCGCAGCACGGCCCGGAACCCCGGACCGCCCCGGCGGTGGAAGGTGAAGGCCATCTTGCCCAGGTCGCGGAAGACGAGGTTGCCCTTGCCCACCGTGCAGTTGGTCAGCATCATGATGGCGTCCACACCGCACATGTCGGTTTCGCACACGGCCACCAGGTCCGGCCCGGCCGGGCCGAGTTCGCGCAGGGCCAGTTCCGCGGCGCGGATTCCGATGGCCAGCCCGGGACATTCGTGACCATGGAAGGCGATGCAGGCGCTGATCTGCTCCGGGGATATCATGCAGGGCATGTGTCATTCCTCCGTAATGGGGACAACGATGGGGTGTCCGTTGATCTGGTGGATTTGAACCGGCAGGCCGTAGACTTCGCGCACGGTTTCGGCCTGCACTTCGGCCGGGGGCGCGGCGGCAACGATGCGGCCGTTTTTGAGAAAGACCAACTGGTTGGCGAAGCGCAGGGCGGTGTTCAGGTCGTGCAGGGTCATGACCACGGCCATGTGGTGCTGCCG is part of the Humidesulfovibrio mexicanus genome and harbors:
- a CDS encoding ABC transporter permease; amino-acid sequence: MKHWIAFWNILLKDMRTYYVKPPNISWGLVFPLAWTSMFFIRSGTGMEAIPALLPGVVALSVLFGTSSMLAVTVTFEKKSRSFERLLLAPIPLELLMLAKTAGAILFGIANAFVPLLLAWAFSELPRVNWLLFAPTVALLAMVSAFLGLFVAVAVSEVFEAQTFSNFFRFPMVFLCGLFFPVEKLPVLLQPLSYALPLTYGADALRGAVHGGNAMPCLLDLAMLVAFCIALFLGSLRNIKRKWIV
- a CDS encoding FmdE family protein produces the protein MPCMISPEQISACIAFHGHECPGLAIGIRAAELALRELGPAGPDLVAVCETDMCGVDAIMMLTNCTVGKGNLVFRDLGKMAFTFHRRGGPGFRAVLRPQSRRGMDEHMVPLMRKDIDGRATDAERQELLDLRKQMQRSFMAMELEDMFDITKLESLPPRPPSILESLVCDTCGERVMESRTRRFQGRTLCIPCFEAVEQKR
- a CDS encoding ArsR/SmtB family transcription factor, coding for MSDSTRLAAIFKALSVESRVRMVRLLHDHQLCVNALARRLGISAAAVSQHLRVLREAGLVAPERRGLHMHYRVNAEALRQCDELLHHLMTPRKIALERYIPGQERAE
- a CDS encoding ABC transporter ATP-binding protein, translated to MTDPIISARDLRKRFGQVEALKGVSFEVNRGEVFGFLGPNGAGKSTTINALTGLARIDSGEIRIDGVDCAQRPRAAQRLIGVVPDESNLYTELTGFENLCFCAALYGLRKPERVARARELLKAFALEQAADRKFGGYSKGMKRKLTLAAGIIHRPPILFLDEPTTGIDLGSVRHIRALITELNATGTTIFLTTHYIEEAERLCGRIAFIVGGRVLRMDSVENLLQPVRSKHMLRITAEGRLDSHAEALRQSFPEFTIRLLDGMLHIEADGPVPVGPLVRHLEDRGAEVLEARRMRPTLEDIFVDITGIGAQAMQQEKGKTGGRA
- a CDS encoding 4Fe-4S binding protein, with protein sequence MNGLLLAVFRHRLYPRLIQAAGLLIYLGLIWFALGVFTPQGMPPKAFAQKHIVTLLLWGGWLPLTILATVFLGRIWCSICPLELVNRLGDRLGRTVFGKRASLPAALRGGMVSALLYSGLLVVTVSSKFIAVPHNAAVLLSLLLLAALATGFAFGGRAFCTAICPASMLFRLFGRRGMLALRVEAAKAPPAGDARASSARGRCPANLDPARLGDSSPCTLCAQCLKTGNGQDVRLTRAMPSTPDDNWEDYGWAATVFAFFFTGFALNELFQNWNTGGRHYWRIPSEFAGLFGIDPASGMVAALWSMLFVPAALWLLIGLAGRLSGVGASVKEVWKRLTLPLVSALVASQVVRAVTKSSQWLAGLPGAFEAWTGRLASTPWPFPSIAAASTTGGMGKAQGLAQGAQGKGMALGLLSQPVLLVVTLAVAVLFLWFAYCEAKALRRHGRGVAALSLVLSVLFLGLLVLSRLV
- a CDS encoding FeoA family protein, coding for MTLCELEPGGVCTICRMTAAGALGQRLTDLGFYAGAVVRMLRYAPLTDPVEVELDGCCVSIRRTEARQVEVQPG
- a CDS encoding ABC transporter substrate-binding protein, whose amino-acid sequence is MSIVNKISALALLVGLLSLSAFAPAWAAGPPKVLERQKVVMVGDHLVDVAAALGVAPEAMVIRMSLWPKGKELARLSQALGCPNKVTNVTPDSLPKAMKARGVSRVIVEKCANFCLYKNIDLNKVAELVRSVPGATVEYVDFDKGLPAAIEEVAAKLGKVEEGKALAAAHAENLKQAEAALPKQALGKRVLVLNGTYAIATGKVFINVEAPGGYSDQYILSRLGCANVGKALIPDASAISKGHASNPRLSGIKEANPDAIVMVGEPFAVQKALRDALKRDPSLAQIPAIKNGAVYSLPFYANAGLLEYPDILRQWTDALKN
- a CDS encoding transporter, whose product is MKALHVLIAAALLWVAQPPCAMAEDIMGDLPSKDGAEAGKPVGEKNGKPGKGENSPKCAGLVNMSNGLVLPAGKYSLSLKHVFVHKDNLYDGQEKKTGNYNGKYERTDHITTLTAKAGLFDNFEARVQVPWYNREQKQKSGNPPSHFATVHNEGLGDIIAMGRYALLNQRLGDPFSLAVGAGLSIPTGDTDKRSPQGGAGSHPYMGPNFQLGTGTWDPKFELGATKILGRSRFDFHTMYTISGDGPHGSRAGNVFKYDFGYGYALNKYFDVELEVNGIDHESCRHDHESTLNTGGHFVFITPGVHWKITESSRLALGVPINVYRNMRGETRTPDRASQYGLYEDYRIVTSLSFQF
- a CDS encoding Fur family transcriptional regulator, whose protein sequence is MFEQTPGRDRFKDYLESNGLKLTGQRQRILRVFMRQQEPMSAENILAAAGGAESGISLSTLYRALNHLQCAGLARRIQLGAGSALYEAVHGHCCQLVCEKCGRRIPVSNPYLESMREVAARQEGFELHHCTAQFYGLCPSCQQARDIEKSRSTTPAT
- the feoB gene encoding ferrous iron transport protein B; this translates as MSPTRTLVALAGQPNCGKSTIFNMLTGARQHVANYPGVTVEKKSGGFRARNLAVELVDLPGTYSLSSYSLEERVARDFLLHDKPGAIIDIADASNLRRSLYLTLQLLEMGRPLVLVLNMMDVAVRRGVHVDVDCLSERLGVPVIPAVGKKGQGAEEIAAALEQCVNSTPGAYRTPYGALEPSLEALERALAQEPKLLSHCPPRWLAIKLLEGDAGAEALLRAHHQDACGVLAHALELGRRFQAECGHAAAGHIAQARHSAAAELARQTTRQVPMQGRHLTERVDAVVCHRSLGPLVLMAILFLLYQASIVFGGWVSAQAWPIWGALEGLAAQLLPPPGFLEDPLPRALGIWAVKSVTAILNYLPIFFILFALIAVLEDSGYMPRMAFILDRVFHRFGLHGQSTLPLILGGVYVGGCAVPAVMATKAIPDERARLATILITPMMNCLAKVPLYLILIDAYFPEHAGAALFFIATVTVFMALPVAKALTLTVLRGKEQAPFIMEMPPYHLPTIQGVLLRATERVLIFAKKIVTVVLAVAVVVFMLISYPGLEPEDTAHFEAQARETMRSFLNEADKTAYAGRLRMEDVAGLALFSEALRDAGRGASETARAAIGADFQQRNPLYYDIVRGDSGDAKRLARSLRKVESTRKRLRREMRTLGFETSFLGMAGKALEPVTQFAGFNWRVNIALLSAFAAKENSASTLGALYGQDTDSTVESDMRAGEPGMTPLHALALMLFMALYPPCIPASVMVRLQAGSTGWMLFSMGYQTLLGLLVASLVFTGGTLLGFTGWQSMWAFYVVCVLATVAMALVPERSLRCKRLSMPPITTTCKGEHP